The following nucleotide sequence is from Anguilla rostrata isolate EN2019 chromosome 3, ASM1855537v3, whole genome shotgun sequence.
tatcctcaGGACATTCTGAAAACTCCCATAGGCGGACAATATAAAATGAACACGCATGTTGGTCGCTTCCTTCAGTAGTGTTGAACCAGCTGTAGAAGTAGAATGAAAGATGATACATTATTCTGATGGGTTaatatacaagaaaaaaatacagtgtttCTAAAGAATATCTGATATTTCCAGACCAGTGCTAGATAACCTTTGGCCTAGAAGCCCAATATACAAAGctcaatgacattttaaatataaattaaataattaattatattttaaataataaacccCAAAAGGTAAACTCGCCTATTTCAAGCAGTAAGTTTTTCAGTAAATCAGTAAAGCTGTAACAATGAAGGGGCACCTTGAATTGACGTCCCATATATAACGCTTACTCACTGAAGCAAACTTGGGTCACAATTATATCCCACCATTTTAGTGATCACTGAACTTGCAAAACTgtgtttgcaaaataaaaaatatataattcatacttgaatttgaattgttaTTCAAAGAtataaggacaaatgttgactgaatctcAAGTTGCCCACCACTGGTGAATACCAATATCTTCATGGCAGATCTTCTTTCTCAAGATGAAAGCTAGGCTAAATATTGCAGATATTGTTCTTGCACTAAGGGGatttttcatttccttgatGCCTGATTCCCCCAAATTCTGCACTGATACAACTGGTTAGGATCCATTTATAATATACAGCAGGACATATGTCAACATATTTTGGTGTGTCACTTCCCCCACTTGTcgtgaatgaaataaaatgggaaaagaTCACACTATAGACAATATAGTGACTCAGACAGATGAagtcttgttttaaaaaacccaaCTGACATTCATGCCAATGCATACGTTCTTACATGTATCATACACATCTTTTGCTACCTTAAGTTAAAGAAAGTAAGACAATCctattctcatttttaaatttatcgatAAACTTGTTAAACAGTAAgctataaacaaacaaacgcaaAGAAACAAATTGGCCAGCTACTAATCTCCAACATACAGATCTCCAACAAATGAgtcaaatcaaagaaaattgAGCAGGTATTGCAGTTAGGGGAAAATATCTGACTTTGTGCAGAAAGGAAGTCAATGTGGTTTGGCAAGTCATCTAAAGGATCTGTGAATAGATCTGGTGTGAGAAAGCGTGAGAGCATGAAGGTAAGACTGAAAGCATTGTGTTGCAACAGAAGCATTAGATTTGGCaacactgattttgttttgtttttttacaacacaaaaaaaaaaaaaaaacattggcagGGATATGCGTCCAAATGCTCAGACTCAGCTTATTCTGTATGTTTATTATCATACTCTCGCTCTCATTCACAGGTACATTCTTTAGGAAGTGTCAATGAAAACCTCAACACTGTGTCTTGTGTTAACCTGTACCCCTCCTTTCTGCATTATAGGGTGAGTGCCATCAATGCAGTCTCAGATGAAAAGGGTGTGGCCACAGCTTGGAGAATTGGATCCATATTGAAACACCAATGACACACCCTACAAACCTGGTggcgcaggcacacacagtaaaacagcaTTAATTCGGTCACACAGGTGCACCGATTTAACTCAACGTATTATGTGTTGCTGAACACAGACACTGATTTTATAGCATCTGCAGACATTCCACCAGGCGTCTAAACTAACTTACCCCACCTAAAACAGCACAGTGTTTTCTGAAGGAAGGACAGCCGCACGCACACTTGTGCAGGAGTAAAAGATGTGCATgcacaaaagaaatgtattggTGTCACAGGTTGATCCTGACAGGgtcagttaaaaataaactgcagctaAACACAAAAGGGTAATGTATTTGCCAACCAAATCAGTATTTTAACTGATTTTAACTACTTTTCAGTAGTTTAGCTTGCCCCTTAAAACCCCCACAGAGGAATGAGGAGGAGCAAGGGGGTAGTTGGTTACCCTCAAACTAGGCCTACATTACACAATAATGACACAAGCACAAAATGCACTATAACTCATGGAAAATGAAGGGATAATACTATCCTTTCTGTattttgggggggtggtggtggtggcaaAGGGGGAACTAAAGGGGGGTGTTGGTCACCCTCCAATTTAACATTCACTACAATGCATGGAACAGTCAGCTTATTGCCTGCTAATACACACATGACTGTGCTACCATGGAGTCacaatgttgcatttttgcaacaTGGTCAAAATGACCTTAAAGTAagagttacatttttgttttatccttcttacctgtaatcgtaaatattacagtatatttcccatcagtggcgtcaTTAGGGTTGGTgtctagtgacgccactgatgggaaatatattgtaatatttatgattacaggtaagaaggatatataaatgttttgaaccccccgacctgttgtttttacctcttttgggggggtgtccaagtcttaattaggggggtcagagCTCCCCAATCCCCCCTGTAATTTGAACCCTGACATGTGCTAGACACATTTGGCATCCCAATAAAAAATACTAGTGGCAATTTACTtcaattgtaaattgtacagcATTGTacagcatcaattgtaaagcgctttggataaaagcgctatataaatgcagtccatttaccatttacttacTTCaagtggtggaaaatccagatGTTACAAGAGACAACATGGAGCTGCCCGAGGAGCCTATGTTGTGTGTACTCCAACAGTTGAAAATGTTTCTCTCCACCATGTTGCTAAAATATAGTACAGGGCCTAAGGAACTGGGAAATGTTCTAAACAGATATTTGGCAAAAATGTTGTCTCTAGGGTGCCTGAAAAGAAATCTTGCATTTTTGCAACACTGGGTCTCACAGGGTTAAAGAAACGAGAAACCATACCCACTGATTTTCTACCCGCTATAATTTTTAGGATGCTTTATATTTTCTAATTAACCAATTGCAgtgcaaaaaatcaaaataaattccCTCAGCTCCATTCCTTGTCTAACCAATCATCGCACAGAGTGATGTCCAGGTCCTCCCACTGACGCAGCCATCGCGGTATTTGCCAGCTAGTGTATTTTATAGCCTACTGACTGATTCTTAGtagcaataaaatataataacgTGATATACGGAAGCCAAAGAGTGGAAGAGTTCTGCGTCGCTGTCGAACAGTTAACATGGTAAGGAAATGTTTTCCTATAGCTAAcatgtagctagctacttaCGCCTGCTGTTCGCGTTCAGCGAGGTACTGGGAGGTAGTGCTACCTTGTTAATGCCCGGAATGGGTAAATTAGCTGGCAACAAGAAACGGGTTTTGGTATCAGACTATGACGGTACTTAAAATAAAACGATTATTTTGCGCGTGTGAATTTGCTTATAGGCGTAGTGTTGCGTTAGCCCCTGTGCACAGGAAGCTAAACGTGCAGCTGCTGCGCGCCACAGGCTGCAGGTTAAACACAAGACATTATTCAAATTATGCAGGGCGAAGTAATGTTAAGGCCTAGGGTATGGAAAATGAACATCTTTATACGCGATGTCCTTCTGTCACGGAGTATCATAGTAGCGTTGTTGTTTTCTCACTTTTTGCGTAGCTAACAAGTGTCAAGTCAGTGGCTCCATAGTGTTCCCTCGTTAGGCTTGCACCGTCCACACTTCCCACACCTGCACCATCCCCAGTCTTGCTTCCCTTACTTCATCTCTCCTCCTTCCGTTCTAGGCCGCTAGCGCTAAGAAGCCGTCCCTAGGGGCCGTTACCCAGCGTAAGAAGACCAGTCCCAAGCCAGAGCTCACGGAGGAGCTGCGGCAGGAGATCCGAGAGGCCTTCGAGCTCTTCGACACGGACGGCTCCGGGCACATTGACGTTAAGGAGCTCAAGGTTTTGgaactagatttttttttttttttttttttttgactgcacCCATTTTTAATTGGCAGAATTCGCAGATGGACTAATAGGCTACTTTTATGTTGCTATTGAAGTTGATTTGAGACCAGACTGACTAATTGCAGTTTAgatgtatgtgttttttgttaatttagttgcagaaattgtattttaaacGGAAATTCAAAATTTGTATggcaatgcccccaggcacaccgAGGTCAATATAGAAATGGTTTCGTTAAGAATGGTGTGGAATAACTTGAGTGTACATTAATGAGGATGACAGATGCTAATTATTCTCTAAGACATGCAAGCAACACCATTGAGGTTTATGAAGTGATTTTTGACAAGTTTGTGTGTCTATCCTGTGTTAGGTTGCCATGCGAGCACTGGGGTTCGAGCCCAAGAAAGAAGAGATAAAGAGAATGATCAGCGAGGTTGATAAAGAGGGCACTGGAAAGATTGACTTCAATGAATTCTTGTCTGTTATGACGCAGAAAATGGTGAGTCTTAATGGAATGTAGTGTTGGTTTTTTCTAATTACGAGCAGCCCTGCAGGCATACTGGCCGTAGATGGCCCTTGCACGGTCTGGGTTTGATACTAGACTGTGGCGCCCATCCACACGCTGGAACACTGCCTTGACATGACGAGCCCCTGTAACCCAGGCTGTCGACATACTGAGATTATTCCAGCATGGGCGCTTCAAACCAGAAAAGAAGACAAAACCTGCTCCCGTTTGGATCCACAGGCAGAGAAGGACTCCAAGGAGGAGATCCTCAAAGCGTTCCGCCTCTTTGACGACGACGAGACGGGAAAGATCTCCTTCCGAAACCTGAAGCGGGTGGCCAAAGAGCTGGGGGAGAACCTAACGGAcgaggagctgcaggtgtgtggggagggggcggatcCACTAAAATCCATCGCGCGTTCTCGCATTCATCAAACCTCTTTGCAGCACTGTCAATAAAGTTGTGCTTTTGCACAGGTCTCCAGTTTTTTACATGCCAAGAAGAGTTAACATTTATCAGAATTCCTAAGAATTTATCAGAAACAATTTAGATTaatttgtaattcatttttaaaatgactaatttCTGCtgggaatgttttgttttagtagTGTTAATAAATCACAATTAATCATACTTTCATGTGTAACTgactttttggggggaaaaaatcagaaaGTTATctagtttttaaaatacatttctttgtttcGGGAATCATAAACGGAaatg
It contains:
- the cetn2 gene encoding centrin-1 isoform X1; translated protein: MTAASAKKPSLGAVTQRKKTSPKPELTEELRQEIREAFELFDTDGSGHIDVKELKVAMRALGFEPKKEEIKRMISEVDKEGTGKIDFNEFLSVMTQKMAEKDSKEEILKAFRLFDDDETGKISFRNLKRVAKELGENLTDEELQEMIDEADRDGDGEVSQPEFLRIMKKTSLY
- the cetn2 gene encoding centrin-1 isoform X2; this encodes MAASAKKPSLGAVTQRKKTSPKPELTEELRQEIREAFELFDTDGSGHIDVKELKVAMRALGFEPKKEEIKRMISEVDKEGTGKIDFNEFLSVMTQKMAEKDSKEEILKAFRLFDDDETGKISFRNLKRVAKELGENLTDEELQEMIDEADRDGDGEVSQPEFLRIMKKTSLY